In one Shinella zoogloeoides genomic region, the following are encoded:
- a CDS encoding pyrophosphate--fructose-6-phosphate 1-phosphotransferase: MAKQKVAMLTAGGLAPCLSSAVGGLIERYSDVAPDIELVAYRSGYQGLLLADRIEITRDMREKAPLLHRYGGSPIGNSRVKLTNAADCVKRGLVKEGENPLRVAAERLAKDGITILHTIGGDDTNTTAADLAAYLGANGYDLTVVGLPKTVDNDVVPIRQSLGAWTAAEVGAGFFDHVSNEQSAAPRTLVVHEVMGRHCGWLTAATARAYIQKTSGNDYVDGFMMNKQLKNIDGLYLPELDFNLEAEAERLRGVMDRAGFVTLFVSEGACLDAIVAEREASGETVKRDAFGHVKIDTINVGNWFSKQFAALLGAERAMVQKSGYYARSAPANRDDLRLIQSMTDLAVESALGKVSGVTGHDEGQGGKLRTIEFPRIKGGKHFDTSAKWFGEVMDTIGQKWKPAG, translated from the coding sequence ATGGCCAAGCAGAAAGTCGCAATGCTGACCGCCGGCGGGCTCGCGCCCTGTCTGTCGTCCGCTGTCGGAGGCCTCATCGAACGCTACAGCGACGTCGCGCCCGATATCGAGCTCGTCGCCTACCGGTCTGGCTACCAGGGCCTCCTGCTTGCCGACCGCATCGAGATCACCAGGGACATGCGCGAAAAGGCGCCGCTCCTGCACCGCTACGGCGGCTCGCCGATCGGCAACAGCCGCGTCAAGCTGACCAATGCCGCCGACTGCGTGAAGCGCGGCCTCGTCAAGGAAGGCGAGAACCCGCTGCGCGTCGCGGCCGAGCGGCTCGCCAAGGACGGTATCACCATCCTGCACACGATCGGCGGCGACGACACCAACACGACGGCGGCCGACCTTGCCGCCTATCTCGGCGCGAACGGCTACGACCTCACCGTCGTCGGCCTGCCGAAGACCGTCGACAACGACGTCGTGCCGATCCGCCAGTCGCTCGGCGCCTGGACGGCCGCCGAAGTCGGCGCCGGCTTCTTCGACCATGTCAGCAACGAGCAGAGCGCGGCCCCGCGCACCCTCGTCGTGCACGAGGTCATGGGCCGCCATTGCGGCTGGCTCACCGCCGCCACGGCCAGGGCCTATATCCAGAAGACCAGCGGCAACGACTATGTCGATGGCTTCATGATGAACAAGCAGCTGAAGAACATCGACGGCCTCTACCTGCCGGAGCTGGACTTCAACCTCGAAGCCGAGGCCGAACGCCTCAGAGGCGTCATGGACCGCGCCGGCTTCGTCACGCTGTTCGTTTCGGAAGGCGCCTGCCTCGACGCCATCGTCGCCGAGCGGGAAGCTTCGGGCGAGACCGTCAAGCGCGACGCCTTCGGCCATGTGAAGATCGACACGATCAATGTCGGCAACTGGTTCTCCAAGCAGTTCGCGGCCCTGCTCGGCGCCGAGCGCGCCATGGTGCAGAAGTCCGGCTACTATGCCCGCTCCGCCCCGGCAAACCGCGACGACCTGCGCCTCATCCAGAGCATGACCGACCTTGCCGTCGAAAGCGCGCTGGGCAAGGTCTCCGGCGTCACCGGCCACGACGAGGGCCAGGGCGGCAAGCTGCGCACCATCGAGTTCCCGCGCATCAAGGGCGGCAAGCACTTCGACACCTCGGCAAAATGGTTCGGCGAGGTGATGGACACGATCGGCCAGAAGTGGAAGCCGGCCGGCTGA
- a CDS encoding LysE family translocator: MSFEHWLAFAAASAVMLAIPGPTILLVISYALGHGRRTAGATVAGVALGDFTAMTASMLGLGALLATSAAIFTVLKWVGAAYLVWLGIKLWRAPIATGAEGEAPAEEKPFRIFAHAYVVTALNPKSIVFFVAFLPQFLDLTQPVLPQMVIFEITFLVLATLNALSYALLAAAARQTIRKPSVQKVVNRTGGTLLIGAGLLTAGLKRAAA; encoded by the coding sequence ATGTCCTTCGAACATTGGCTTGCCTTTGCCGCCGCCTCCGCCGTCATGCTCGCCATTCCGGGGCCGACCATCCTCCTCGTGATCTCCTATGCACTCGGCCATGGCCGCCGCACGGCGGGCGCCACGGTCGCCGGCGTGGCGCTTGGCGATTTCACCGCCATGACCGCCTCCATGCTCGGCCTCGGCGCCCTGCTCGCCACCTCGGCGGCGATCTTCACCGTGCTAAAATGGGTGGGCGCGGCTTACCTCGTCTGGCTCGGCATAAAACTCTGGCGCGCGCCCATCGCGACCGGCGCGGAAGGCGAGGCGCCGGCCGAGGAAAAACCTTTCCGCATCTTCGCGCACGCCTATGTGGTGACGGCGCTGAACCCCAAGAGCATCGTCTTCTTCGTCGCCTTCCTGCCGCAGTTCCTCGACCTCACGCAGCCGGTGCTGCCGCAGATGGTGATCTTCGAAATCACCTTCCTGGTGCTGGCGACGCTGAACGCGCTTTCCTATGCCCTGCTCGCCGCCGCCGCGCGCCAGACGATCCGCAAACCCTCGGTGCAGAAGGTCGTCAACCGCACCGGCGGCACGCTGCTGATCGGCGCCGGATTGCTGACCGCGGGCCTCAAGCGCGCGGCCGCCTGA
- a CDS encoding lytic transglycosylase domain-containing protein: MADTIVTRPARIATLACAGLLATLAGCASVAEDATTAKTVTPASATSIVAADGTVTEVAYAALPAAKPGTENTPEALPTPIAVASDAAAGAVPVSALAEAKPVTGAAAATAALAGNTGAAMTAVAEAQQSYDTVIGVSVMEPGFDTGEPEGLEQLVASRKIVPMAKPALVSNAVLTTQTRLMVPQAEQPFTKSGTPIDALITKYAALYGIPESLLHRVVKRESTYNPRAFNRGHYGLMQIKYATAKSMGYEGPAEGLFDAETNIKYAGKYLRGAWMVADDKNDGAVRLYAAGYYYHAKRKGLLDETGLR; encoded by the coding sequence ATGGCTGATACAATCGTTACCCGTCCGGCACGCATTGCCACGCTTGCCTGCGCAGGCCTTCTGGCGACCCTCGCCGGCTGCGCCAGCGTGGCCGAGGATGCAACGACGGCAAAGACGGTAACGCCTGCTTCAGCCACGAGCATCGTCGCAGCGGACGGCACGGTGACGGAAGTCGCCTATGCCGCCCTGCCCGCCGCCAAGCCGGGCACGGAAAACACGCCCGAAGCCCTGCCGACGCCGATCGCCGTAGCGAGCGATGCCGCCGCCGGTGCCGTTCCGGTTTCCGCCCTTGCCGAAGCCAAGCCCGTAACGGGCGCCGCCGCAGCCACCGCCGCCCTTGCCGGCAATACGGGCGCGGCCATGACGGCCGTCGCCGAGGCGCAGCAGTCCTACGACACGGTCATCGGCGTTTCGGTCATGGAGCCCGGCTTCGATACCGGCGAGCCGGAAGGCCTCGAACAGCTCGTCGCCAGCCGCAAGATCGTGCCGATGGCCAAGCCCGCACTGGTCAGCAACGCCGTCCTGACGACGCAGACGCGTCTGATGGTGCCGCAGGCTGAGCAGCCGTTCACGAAGTCCGGCACGCCGATCGATGCGCTGATCACGAAATATGCCGCCCTGTACGGTATTCCGGAATCGCTTCTGCATCGTGTCGTGAAGCGGGAAAGCACCTACAATCCGAGGGCTTTCAACCGAGGTCACTACGGCCTCATGCAAATCAAGTACGCGACGGCCAAGAGCATGGGTTACGAAGGCCCGGCCGAAGGCCTGTTCGACGCGGAAACCAACATCAAATATGCCGGCAAGTATCTGCGCGGCGCCTGGATGGTGGCGGACGACAAGAATGACGGCGCCGTGCGCCTTTATGCGGCCGGCTACTACTACCACGCCAAGCGCAAGGGCCTGCTCGACGAGACCGGCCTGAGATAA
- a CDS encoding GNAT family N-acetyltransferase codes for MQIKIVHGKAVTRHIADLARLRTEVFRAFPYLYEGSEDYEATYLATYAQSPESLFVLALDGERIVGASTGVPMTDAAVVFQAPFVKAGIDPAKVFYFGESVLLSGYRGRGLGVRFFEEREAYARRLGRFDWCAFCAVERPRDHPLRPADYVPLDEFWAKRGYEHRGDLRTMLAWRDIGEEDEAEKPMSFWLKPAR; via the coding sequence ATGCAGATCAAGATCGTCCACGGCAAGGCGGTGACGCGGCATATCGCGGATCTCGCGCGCCTGCGCACCGAAGTCTTCCGCGCCTTCCCGTATCTCTACGAGGGCAGCGAGGACTACGAGGCCACCTATCTTGCGACCTACGCCCAGTCACCCGAAAGCCTTTTTGTGCTGGCGCTCGACGGGGAGCGGATCGTCGGCGCCTCGACGGGCGTGCCGATGACCGATGCCGCCGTGGTTTTCCAGGCGCCCTTCGTCAAGGCTGGGATCGATCCGGCAAAGGTCTTCTACTTCGGCGAATCCGTGCTGCTGTCCGGTTATCGGGGCAGGGGGCTCGGCGTGCGCTTCTTCGAGGAGCGCGAGGCCTATGCGCGGCGCCTCGGCCGGTTCGACTGGTGCGCTTTCTGTGCCGTGGAGCGGCCGAGGGACCATCCGCTGAGACCGGCGGACTATGTGCCGCTCGACGAATTCTGGGCCAAGCGCGGTTATGAGCATCGCGGCGACCTGCGCACGATGCTGGCCTGGCGGGATATCGGTGAGGAGGACGAGGCCGAAAAGCCGATGTCGTTCTGGTTGAAGCCGGCGCGCTGA
- a CDS encoding ketosteroid isomerase-related protein — translation MPAKETIRAYYDAFNRQDMEAFLNLLHDDVIHDINQGGRQVGKDAFRDFMAHMNRSYRETLTDIIIMSNDDGTRGAAEFVVNGQYLATDEGLPEANGQTYILPAGAFFEIRDGKVARISNTYNLNDWIAQVGA, via the coding sequence ATGCCAGCAAAAGAGACGATCCGCGCCTATTACGATGCTTTCAACAGGCAGGATATGGAGGCCTTCCTCAATCTCTTGCACGATGACGTCATCCACGACATCAACCAGGGCGGCCGGCAGGTCGGCAAGGACGCGTTCCGCGATTTCATGGCGCACATGAACCGCTCCTACCGCGAGACGCTGACCGACATCATCATCATGTCGAACGACGACGGCACGCGCGGCGCGGCCGAATTCGTCGTCAACGGCCAGTATCTCGCCACCGACGAGGGGCTTCCCGAGGCCAACGGCCAGACCTATATCCTGCCCGCCGGCGCCTTCTTCGAAATCCGCGACGGCAAGGTCGCCCGCATCTCCAACACCTACAACCTCAACGACTGGATCGCTCAGGTCGGCGCCTGA
- a CDS encoding serine hydrolase domain-containing protein: MRRFYRLAAWALSLLALVVVVGASWIIVSPPALLSVGSGYAAKIVCSNVFIAGRDPDEVLAKDVQAPGHPLLKLMRQDVDFTEKTVTTHLLGAFAPGHAAWHEGFGCSNVPDGDFRAAQQAVSDVALPAIPAGDPAIAWPDGEAVTPDERFAALLADPALTGPGMRAVVVVHDGRIVAEAYGDGFSAATPLLGWSMTKSVNAALIGRLMQAGALSPEMSGLFPEWRGDARAKITLAQLLAMESGLAFNESYGDVADVTRMLFLEPDMTRFVLSLPLETNPGEAFNYSSGTAVLLSRIWMGTLSGRAQALSFPAKALFAPLGMASAVMEPDETGIFVGSSYMYATARDWARFSLLLLNDGVWKGERLLPQGFVTAMAMPTEASDGAYSRMQAWAKGPGREDDADYGLPDETFWILGHDGQSAAVIPSRRLAVIRLGLTPSKLGYRPQPLVKRILDVLDASKLQAGQAPT, translated from the coding sequence ATGAGACGATTCTACAGGCTGGCCGCTTGGGCGCTTTCCCTGCTTGCCCTTGTCGTCGTGGTGGGGGCGAGCTGGATCATCGTATCGCCGCCGGCACTGCTCAGCGTCGGGTCCGGCTATGCCGCCAAGATCGTCTGCTCCAATGTCTTCATCGCCGGGCGCGACCCCGACGAAGTGCTGGCCAAGGACGTGCAGGCCCCCGGCCATCCGTTGCTGAAGCTTATGCGGCAGGATGTCGATTTCACTGAAAAGACCGTGACGACCCATCTGCTCGGTGCCTTCGCGCCGGGCCATGCCGCCTGGCATGAGGGATTTGGCTGCTCGAACGTGCCGGACGGAGATTTCCGTGCGGCGCAGCAGGCCGTGTCGGATGTCGCGCTGCCGGCGATCCCTGCCGGCGATCCCGCCATCGCCTGGCCGGACGGTGAGGCGGTGACGCCCGACGAGCGGTTTGCCGCCCTGCTTGCCGATCCCGCGCTGACGGGGCCGGGCATGCGGGCGGTCGTCGTCGTGCATGACGGCCGCATCGTCGCGGAGGCCTATGGCGACGGCTTTTCCGCCGCGACGCCGCTGCTCGGCTGGTCGATGACCAAGTCGGTCAATGCCGCGCTGATCGGCCGGCTGATGCAGGCCGGCGCGCTGTCGCCGGAGATGAGCGGCCTTTTCCCGGAATGGCGTGGCGATGCGCGCGCGAAGATCACGCTCGCCCAGCTTCTCGCCATGGAAAGCGGGCTTGCCTTCAACGAAAGCTATGGCGATGTCGCCGATGTCACGCGCATGCTTTTCCTCGAGCCCGACATGACGCGCTTCGTGCTGTCGCTGCCGCTCGAGACCAATCCGGGCGAGGCATTCAACTATTCCAGTGGGACGGCGGTTCTGCTGTCTCGCATCTGGATGGGGACGCTCAGCGGGCGGGCGCAGGCGCTGTCCTTCCCGGCCAAGGCGCTGTTTGCCCCGCTCGGCATGGCAAGCGCGGTGATGGAGCCGGACGAGACCGGCATCTTCGTCGGCTCATCCTACATGTATGCGACGGCGCGCGACTGGGCACGCTTCTCGCTGCTGCTTCTCAACGACGGCGTCTGGAAGGGTGAGCGCCTGCTGCCGCAAGGCTTCGTCACGGCGATGGCGATGCCGACCGAGGCTTCCGACGGCGCCTACAGCCGCATGCAGGCCTGGGCCAAGGGGCCGGGCAGGGAAGATGATGCGGACTACGGCCTGCCCGACGAGACGTTCTGGATCCTCGGCCATGACGGCCAGTCGGCCGCCGTCATTCCCTCGCGCAGGCTCGCGGTGATCCGGCTGGGACTGACGCCGTCGAAACTCGGCTACCGGCCCCAGCCGCTGGTCAAGCGCATCCTCGACGTGCTGGACGCGTCGAAGCTCCAGGCCGGTCAGGCGCCGACCTGA
- a CDS encoding putative bifunctional diguanylate cyclase/phosphodiesterase → MMLKTLLPRIEQRYALAGSVFGAFLPAICFAADQFLRDHNEASLFGFSTPTATALALMPVFFGVGFYQIGRSKAQLIEELGQRRQTERQLTHEAHHDRLTGLANRFCLERDIQAFMEAREGGSRPALLLLDLDRFKFVNDSLGHDAGDQLLAAIAERLKRALLSTARVYRLGGDEFVVTIAGRPSQGKIEDVCRTICQLFEEPFELKRNRVTSGCSIGVTFMEAEDVSMSELLKRADLALYAAKEAHACGFRFFDAALAADVQARAAIEHDLARAIRAGEFFLEYQPIVGVESRSVRGFEALLRWRHPEKGLIMPDVFIPAAEKTGLILPLGNWVVREACREAAKWPAPAGVAVNVFGDQFKNRAFVGYVKECLAEAGLAPGRLTVEVTESVFSVDETAIRESLKELRDHGVRVALDDFGIGFSSINNLRAFPIDQLKIDRSFARAMMESKRDADLVDIILKLGQTFQVTTTVEGIESESQFDFIRQRGAAEAQGYLISGPVAASDVMTFLVRPDSRLSA, encoded by the coding sequence ATGATGTTGAAAACCTTGTTGCCGAGGATCGAGCAGCGCTATGCGCTGGCGGGATCGGTCTTCGGAGCGTTTCTGCCTGCCATCTGCTTTGCTGCCGATCAGTTCCTGCGCGATCACAACGAGGCGAGCCTTTTCGGCTTTTCCACGCCGACAGCAACCGCGCTCGCCCTGATGCCGGTCTTCTTCGGCGTCGGCTTCTACCAGATCGGCCGTTCCAAGGCGCAACTCATCGAAGAGCTCGGCCAGCGGCGGCAGACCGAGCGGCAACTGACGCACGAGGCGCATCACGACCGGCTGACGGGGCTGGCCAACCGCTTCTGCCTGGAGCGCGATATCCAGGCCTTCATGGAAGCGCGCGAGGGGGGAAGTCGCCCGGCTTTGCTGCTTCTCGATCTCGACCGATTCAAATTCGTCAATGACAGCCTCGGCCACGATGCCGGCGACCAGCTTCTGGCGGCCATTGCCGAGCGGCTGAAGCGCGCGCTGCTGTCGACGGCGCGGGTCTACCGGCTGGGCGGCGACGAATTCGTCGTGACGATCGCCGGACGGCCTTCCCAAGGCAAGATTGAAGATGTCTGCCGCACGATCTGCCAGCTTTTCGAGGAACCGTTCGAGCTGAAGCGCAACCGCGTGACAAGCGGCTGCAGCATCGGCGTCACCTTCATGGAGGCGGAAGACGTCAGCATGTCCGAGCTCCTGAAGCGCGCCGACCTTGCGCTCTACGCGGCGAAGGAGGCGCATGCTTGCGGTTTCCGGTTCTTCGACGCGGCGCTGGCCGCCGACGTGCAGGCGCGAGCGGCGATCGAGCACGATCTGGCGCGGGCGATCAGGGCCGGCGAATTCTTCCTCGAATACCAGCCCATCGTCGGCGTCGAGAGCCGCTCGGTCCGCGGCTTCGAGGCGTTGCTGCGCTGGCGGCATCCGGAAAAGGGGCTGATCATGCCCGACGTCTTCATCCCGGCCGCCGAGAAGACGGGCCTCATCCTGCCGCTCGGCAACTGGGTGGTTCGTGAGGCTTGCCGGGAGGCGGCCAAGTGGCCGGCGCCGGCCGGCGTTGCCGTCAACGTCTTCGGCGACCAGTTCAAGAACCGCGCCTTTGTCGGTTATGTGAAGGAATGCCTCGCCGAGGCCGGGCTTGCGCCGGGGCGCCTTACGGTCGAGGTGACGGAATCGGTCTTCTCGGTGGACGAGACGGCCATCCGAGAAAGCCTCAAGGAGCTGCGCGATCACGGCGTGCGCGTGGCACTCGACGATTTCGGTATCGGCTTTTCCTCGATCAACAACCTGCGCGCCTTCCCGATCGACCAGCTCAAGATCGACCGCTCCTTCGCGCGGGCGATGATGGAGAGCAAGCGCGATGCCGACCTCGTCGACATCATCCTGAAACTCGGCCAGACGTTCCAGGTGACGACGACGGTGGAGGGCATCGAATCGGAAAGCCAGTTCGATTTCATCCGCCAGCGCGGCGCAGCCGAGGCGCAGGGCTACCTGATCTCCGGCCCGGTCGCCGCATCCGACGTCATGACCTTCCTCGTGCGGCCGGACAGCCGGCTTTCGGCCTGA
- a CDS encoding outer membrane protein — translation MKSIIFGAAGILLTAGALPAFAADMAIAEPPVETPITEVAGIYDWGGFYVGVNTGYAWTGVEYSDGVSAINQDLGGFAVGAYAGYNFFNDGWVYGVEADIKRDFNDERFAAGGTTLETETTWGGSVRARLGYAIDRTLIYGTGGYAFTHAKLEDVNTGASEGETLHGWTIGAGVEQAFTDNVAGRLEYRYSDYSKSDVFGAAGVDGDIDSHSVMVGVSMKF, via the coding sequence ATGAAATCCATCATCTTCGGTGCCGCCGGCATCCTGCTCACCGCAGGCGCACTGCCGGCCTTCGCGGCCGACATGGCCATTGCCGAACCCCCGGTGGAAACCCCGATTACCGAGGTGGCCGGCATCTATGACTGGGGCGGCTTCTATGTCGGTGTGAACACCGGCTATGCCTGGACAGGGGTCGAGTATTCGGACGGCGTTTCGGCCATCAACCAAGATCTCGGCGGCTTTGCCGTCGGCGCCTATGCCGGCTACAACTTCTTCAACGACGGCTGGGTGTACGGCGTGGAAGCCGACATCAAGCGCGACTTCAATGACGAACGGTTCGCGGCAGGCGGAACGACGCTCGAAACGGAAACCACATGGGGTGGCTCCGTTCGCGCACGTCTCGGCTACGCCATCGACCGGACCCTGATCTACGGTACGGGCGGCTATGCCTTCACCCATGCCAAGCTGGAAGACGTGAACACCGGCGCGAGCGAAGGCGAAACGCTGCACGGCTGGACGATTGGCGCCGGTGTGGAACAGGCCTTCACCGACAATGTGGCCGGGCGGCTCGAATATCGCTACAGCGACTACAGCAAGTCCGACGTGTTCGGCGCCGCTGGCGTCGATGGCGATATAGATTCGCACTCGGTCATGGTCGGCGTGAGCATGAAGTTCTGA